One region of Vigna angularis cultivar LongXiaoDou No.4 chromosome 10, ASM1680809v1, whole genome shotgun sequence genomic DNA includes:
- the LOC128194194 gene encoding uncharacterized protein LOC128194194 encodes MSAGSRHSSSIGSSHHGSASSKFDLMKAFQQMQHQLDSISKRLDKDAKAKGEQPHGHDHGFYKKKQEARTVNVYLPSPKKHQEDKAMDQGLTLPKLNLPTFKGEAEPFIFLDWIAKVDQIFDLYSVNGPLRVKLACLALEGYAKQWLNRRYLTMASPASTWEHCRDILYQHFVPPYYHRDLLIKLQQLTQGRRSVEEYARELEVLLHHTNLKENDHAKIVRFISGLNSNIQDIIEFHDDETLDVVVHRTMKVEKKLLKKEACHNKFSKSSRDIFYKSSSSKDKTKDVSKEPTNKSFPHSSSNHSSSPPKSPSRPSHIKCFKCLGHGHIASACPTKKATCIEGEVIMTNESTSSLTSPNYSSSSSSSDAKEKVMLTCLNEERKEREERVKEETERKEREEREKKEKEELVREMEKDKVLVKKEVLLKAPSTPIIQIDLHHDRGVFQSFYFSPFTKFSFFVPKIFCTTFSPPSFLLSNYSINICETYHELVLPLWFHSTQDKNNFFSKNGLLVFTTKCNKNIRRLSFTITCLYTLISQHKFIHKMFNDFCRLTFDPGGVALVYTRNKSLISLCCRFFKIRGRILTNLGGMI; translated from the coding sequence ATGTCTGCAGGTTCAAGACACTCTTCTTCCATTGGAAGTAGTCATCACGGAAGTGCTTCTAGcaaatttgatttgatgaaggcttttcaacaaatgcaacatcaaCTTGACTCCATTAGTAAACGGTTGGACAAGGACGCGAAAGCAAAAGGGGAGCAACCTCATGGTCATGATCATGGTTTCTacaagaagaagcaagaagCTAGAACTGTAAATGTATACCTTCCTTCACCAAAGAAGCATCAAGAAGATAAAGCTATGGACCAAGGCCTTACACTACCAAAGTTGAATTTGCCTACTTTCAAAGGAGAAGCCGAGCCGTTTATTTTTCTAGATTGGATAGCTAAAGTAGACCAAATTTTTGATTTGTATAGTGTAAATGGACCTTTGCGTGTAAAGTTAGCTTGTTTAGCTTTAGAGGGATACGCCAAACAATGGCTAAATAGGAGATACTTAACCATGGCCTCACCCGCGAGTACATGGGAACATTGTAGGGACATTTTGTACCAACATTTCGTACCTCCATACTACCATAGGGACCTCTTGATTAAGCTCCAACAGCTTACTCAAGGTAGACGAAGTGTGGAGGAGTATGCTCGTGAGCTCGAAGTGCTCCTACATCATACTAACCTTAAAGAAAATGATCATGCAAAAATAGTTAGATTTATTAGTGGACTTAATAGTAACATCCAAGATATAATTGAATTCCATGATGATGAGACTTTAGATGTAGTGGTTCATAGAACCATGAAAGTAGAGAAGAAACTCTTGAAAAAAGAAGCTTGTCACAACAAATTTTCCAAATCTTCAAGAGATATTTTCTACAAATCCTCATCATCAAAGGATAAAACCAAGGATGTTTCTAAGGAGCCCACTAACAAATCGTTTCCTCATTCTTCTTCTAACCATTCCTCTTCCCCACCTAAATCTCCTTCTAGACCAAgtcacattaaatgttttaaatgtttaggACATGGACATATAGCCTCTGCCTGCCCCACCAAAAAGGCAACATGCATTGAGGGTGAAGTAATTATGACTAATGAGTCTACCTCTTCCTTAACTTCACCAAACTAtagctcttcttcctcatcaagTGATGCCAAAGAGAAGGTCATGCTTACTTgtttaaatgaagaaagaaaagaaagagaggagagagtaaaagaagagactgagagaaaagaaagagaggagagagaaaagaaagaaaaagaagaacttgTGAGAGAAATGGAGAAGGACAAAGTCTTAGTTAAAAAGGAAGTGTTACTGAAGGCACCATCCACTCCCATCATTCAAATAGATCTACACCATGACAGGGGAGTTTTTCAATCCTTCTACTTTTCTCCTTTTActaagttttctttctttgttccaaaaatattttgcacAACTTTTTCACCTCCCTCTTTCCTTCTTTCCAACTATTCCATAAACATTTGTGAAACATATCATGAGTTAGTGTTACCCCTTTGGTTCCATTcaactcaagacaaaaataattttttctctaaaaatggTCTCCTAGTTTTCACCactaaatgcaataaaaatatcaGGAGACTTTCTTTTACTATTACTTGTTTATATACATTGATTAGTCAACATAAATTCATTCACAAAATGTTTAATGATTTTTGCAGGTTGacatttgatccaggaggagttGCTTTGGTTTATACACGAAATAAGTCACTAATCTCTCTTTGTTGCAGGTTTTTCAAGATTCGAGGTCGAATCCTCACCAACCTGGGGGGGATGATATGA